Proteins encoded in a region of the Selenomonadales bacterium genome:
- the nadD gene encoding nicotinate-nucleotide adenylyltransferase: MRIGVMGGTFDPIHLGHLVTAEAVRHRFGLHQVVFVPTGRPPHKKGDNVSSAEHRYVMTFLAVVSNPEFSVSRVEIDRPGYSYTFDTMLALGEVYGPGCELYFITGADVMRDIHTWHRAEELLTLCHFIAASRPGYTLSDYIAQTDIERFRGNGHIQLLEVPAMAISSTDLRRRVRAGEPIRYLVPESVENYIHEHGLYLDNVSGGSL, encoded by the coding sequence ATGCGTATCGGCGTAATGGGAGGTACGTTTGACCCGATTCACCTCGGCCACCTTGTCACCGCAGAAGCCGTGCGGCATCGTTTCGGCCTGCACCAGGTGGTATTTGTGCCGACCGGGCGGCCACCCCATAAAAAGGGGGATAACGTATCAAGTGCTGAGCACCGTTATGTCATGACCTTCCTGGCCGTCGTCAGCAACCCAGAATTTAGTGTTTCGCGTGTAGAGATAGACCGCCCCGGATACTCCTACACCTTTGACACGATGCTTGCGCTAGGCGAAGTCTACGGGCCTGGCTGTGAGCTGTATTTTATTACAGGCGCTGACGTTATGCGGGACATACACACGTGGCACCGCGCCGAGGAACTGCTGACACTGTGTCATTTTATCGCGGCCAGCCGCCCCGGCTACACGTTAAGCGATTATATAGCTCAAACCGACATCGAGAGATTTCGCGGCAATGGACACATTCAGCTCCTAGAAGTTCCGGCAATGGCCATTTCCTCGACCGACTTGCGCCGACGAGTCCGCGCCGGAGAGCCAATTCGATACTTAGTGCCAGAATCAGTAGAAAACTACATCCACGAGCATGGCCTGTATTTAGACAACGTCAGCGGCGGGTCCCTCTAG